DNA sequence from the Oncorhynchus keta strain PuntledgeMale-10-30-2019 chromosome 1, Oket_V2, whole genome shotgun sequence genome:
tacacattttgttatggggTACAAAGAAAATGTTGCAATTCTGTACATGTTGCCATGTCGTGTGTATTCAGGTGATATTTGAGTGAATAAACAATTACAACAATGGCTATGGACTGAAAAAACAAATacattagctgacatgggctagttgatctgtacatttctgacaagttgtcaatagctctctaaggtatgcaatgactAACATAACAAGAGGAACTGCTGATGCACtaccaagttttttttttttttttttgggggggtagtGCCGACACCTTGTGCGGGAACCACTAACATGCTGTAGGCGGTTCTCTATGTTAAAACGAACACAACTCACAATCAACTCACAATCTCAGGGACATTATCATTGGATAGTGGTATTAAACAACACATGCGCATAAATGACAGTGTGAACATATATTTAAGAATTAAGCAGAAACAGACGGGCCAGGTAGTTAGGGCAAATGCTGGATGGGCTGATCCGCCTTTAGCTCAGTGACTGGTCCAAAAGCCAGTTTTAGCATGGGCTGTGTCATTGAGGACcttcaccattttgaagtagtaaCTGGGGAATCAGACAATGAATTATACTTATGAGCAAACtttccataactgcaggtggcagtaaataGCCAACCTGGGCTTtatacttgtttaaaaaaaacactgtccaggtggcagtatgcacccttCCAGTTTGTTTGAAAACTCGTAGAAGTCGTagaagaaaatggactactttaaaatggagattgCCTCAATGGTGCTTCCAGTGCTCTCGCAGATGCCATAATGGGACAGATATACTGATGATCTAAGTCTATAGATCTTTCACTACTAGAGGAATACTTTACTGCCCATTTGTAGAAACAGAACTTATTGGAACCTCACATCATTTTGCCCTTTCCCCAACCCCCctgaaacacacatacagtacatatccaCTGACATTCTAGAAGAATGTAGGGTCAGAGCCACAGCAGCATCCCTGACTTGACTTTACTACAGTGCTCTACAGTTCTCTGACAGTAAAATACATTTACAGAAATAAAATGCAATACAAACAATTATGTTGATGataaaaaaacaaatgtacagtaTAAGCATTCAGTTCTGGCAGCTCACATCTTGACAGATATTCCTGTCAGtcctgggattcaaaccagtaaCCCTGGCCCTGCTGCTGTACCATCTAAAGTCATAATTGGTACCAGTTTAGATTCAGATTTCTGGTCTCCTTGGTCCTAATCCCTACAGTGGTGGGAACAGAACATAGctacaggaagtaggggtgctgagggtgatgcagcaccccctgaaaaatctgAATTAATAACAAATATTAATATTTTTGGATAACTTTTTTTCTCACAAAAGTAGCACACTAGGCCTTTACTGTCCTGCATTAGCGGACCAATATAGCCTTCTGTAGCACGGGCATAGAATATCTTTCCCCCATGGCTAAACTATACTGATATCTCTGTTACTGTAAACAACAGAAAAAAGGATGGTTGTAGAGAAGTTGATGAAAGTGATCAAGTGGGGAGCACATGTATTAAAAGCCTACTTTCATGACTCCTTTGAGGCTTTCAAGCAAATAAGTAATATTTTGACAAATGAGAGCACAACTAACACAAAAGGTGAAACCATTAAACTAGCTATGATACATATACCATGCAGGTTACTCAGTGCACTTTCAACACAGGAGAGTTAAACAACTGCTAAGTGAGAGAAAATGGTTATGGAATAAAATACAAATGGAGACATGCCGGTCATGAGCCATCACTGACAGAATAAGTAAGCACTCATTACATATACATTGCAGAAAAAACCTGCAATATACATCCTTTGTGAGAGATTCCCTTAATTtctgcctcatggcaaaatgtgtagaactgcaggaaattaACTTGAAAACTGCAACAAAAAATTTAGACGAACGTTTTAGGAAGATGGGCAGGTACATAGCTGTCCTGAGTTAGGTGGGCCAAGAGTCCAGATCTGGCAGAATGGGTTTGGGTGTAGGGTCTTCCCAAAGATCCCACTCAGCATCTATTTGAGCATAGTCTGAAGGTAGGGTGGGTAGCTCCCCTTGATGCTCTGTAGTTATGCAGCTAACGAGCTTATATGACACAAAGGATTCTCAGTTACAATACATGGTAAACTTGATGTGATTTTTTCAGTCAATTATAGCAACTATAAGTAAGAAAACACATAATTCTAAATTACACAAAGGAACTATCAGGTTATGTTTCAGGGTTAAGGCCTAGTACCTTGTTACAAGCATGCTTGATTTTAACCATCCTAACGCCATACATTAAAGGGTTGAAAATTGGTGGACATATCAGAAAATAAACGAATAAAATATTGCGAAGTATAGGTGGAAGATCTGCAGTTTCATACCTGCCTTGTAGAACCACAAATAACCAGCCAAAGGAGAAGTTCAGCAAAGAGGCTATATGTGGTGTACAGGTGTTAAATGCTTTCTGTTTCGTCTCTTTAGAAGACTTTAAACATATCTGTAGAATTCTTATATATGAGTATATGGTAGGACATATAGTACAAGAAATATAAAGCACAGTGACAACAAGACCCCATATGTTATTCAGCATAGTATTTGAACAGGCAAGCTTGACGACTGAGTAGTTGTCGCAATACAGTCTGTCTAGAATGTTACCACAAAATTGCAGTCGCAAACTCAGGGAGATAATGATGGCGATGAGAAAAAAAGAAGACGAGCAGGACAGTAGAATTAAGCCACAAATGGTTTTAGGTGTCATAATATTATTATACTGTAGAGGATAACAAATAGAGATGTACCTGTCATAGGACATAactgctaaattactaaattCTGTTAGAGCACATGTGTACAACACATAAATCTGGAGATAACAATAAAGAAGGGAAATATCTTGTGTGTCAGACAGCAAGTAAAACATGAGAGCAGGAAACAAACCAGTGCTCCCATACAACTGATTAACAAACAAAGCACATAGAAACATATACATGGGTTCATGAAGGCTTCTTTCAATGCAGATAACTCCAATAAGTAAAGTATTGGCAAGAATGATGACAAAATATAAAACAGTTACTACAGCAAAGTAGCAATACTTCAATTGTCCGATATCACCGTATGCAGCAAGCCTAAAGACCTTAAAGTGAGTAGAGTTTTCCATGGTCCTGGGAGTTGTTAAATATGTGCTGTCAATGTTTGAAGAAGAGGAGCAAATCCTCCTACTATCGCTTTCATATAAGTTAAATTGATGAAATCACAAAGAACAGACAACCTAAATGGATACTTCCTTGACTTGTTGATTTCCCCACATATACAGTATACTCACCAATATAGACAGCTTTTCATTCTCCTGATAACAAAATTCAagcaatattattatttttatcctGCACTCATGTAACTTTACAATTAAATTCCAAAATAATACATTGATTACATGTATTCTAAATCCAAAATGAAGACAGCTCATTTCTAATCCATGATGATCTCCTTAAACTCAGCTCCTCACTTGATTCTTATACTTGTGAGATAAAAAAAGAAGCCTGCCATGGTGTGATATGCAAATTATTACCAATACCTGGGGACACCTGGGGATAATTAGATATTTTCAGAGTCAAGGAAACCATATAGAGAAAAACAGATACCATTTTGTAtcacatatatttttttgtttatttaatttttatttaacctttatttaaccaggtaggctagttgagaacaagttctcatttgcaactgcgacctggccaagataaagcatagcagtgtcaacagacaacaacacagagttacacatggagtaaacaataaacaagtcaataacagagTAGAAAAAAATAATGAGAAAAAATTATggatatacattgtgtgcaaaaggcatgaggaggtaggcaataaataggccataggagtgaataattacaatttagcagattaacactggagtgatacatgatcagatgaacatgtgcaggtagagatactggtgtgcaaaagagcagaaaagtaaataaaataaaaacagtatggggatgacgtaggtaaattgggtgggctatataccgatggactatgtacagctacagagatcggttagctgctcagatagcagatgtttaaagttggtgagggagataaaagtctccaacttcagagatttttgcaattcgttgcagttgcaggcagcagagaactggaagaaaaggcggccaaattaggttttggctttagggatgatcagtgagatacacctgctggagcgcgtgctctgggtgggtgttgctatcgtgaccagtgaactgagataaggcggagctttatctagcatagacttgtagatgacctggagccagtgggtctggcgacgaacatgtagcaagggccagccgactagagcatacaggtcacagtggtgggtggtataaggtgctttagtaacactgtgataaactgtgataaactgcatacagtttgctgagtagagtattggaagctattttgtagatgacatcgctaaagtcgaggatcggtaggatagtcagttttactagggtaagttttgcggcgtgagtgaaggaggctttgttgcgaaatagaaagccgactctagattttattttggattggagatgtttgatatgagtctggaaggagagttttcagtcgagccagacacctaggtacttatagatgtccacatattctaggtcggaaccatccagagtggtgatgctagtcggggtGCAGGCAGCGAAGGGTTGAAAAGCaggcatttggttttactagcgtttaagagcagttggagaccacggaaggagtgttgtatggcattgaagctcgtttggaggtgaGATAGCACAGTgcccaaggaagggccagaagtatacagaattgtgtcatctgcgtagaggtggatcggggaatcgcccgcagcaagagcaacatcattgatatatacagagaaaagagtcggcccgagaattgaaccctgtggtacccccatagagactgccagaggaccggacaacatgccctccgatttcacacactgaactctgtctgcaaagtagttggtgaaccaggcaaggctgtcattagaaaaaccgaggctactgagtctgccaataataatatggtgattgacagagtcgaaagccttggctgtcttttattgatggcagttatgatatcgtttagtacatggctgaggtgcacccgtgaccggcttggaaaccggattgcacagaggagaaggtacggtgggattcgagatggtcagtgatctgtttgtatacttggctttcgaagaccttggataggcagggcaggatggatataggtctgtaacagtttgggtccagggtgtctccccctcttcaagagggctgaggggggtcggtagcaggcggcaacagtgagagacttatttctggataGATGCATTTTTTTaattagaagttcgaactgtttgggcatagacctggaatgTATGACAGAAccttgcaggctatctctgcagtagattgcaactcctccccctttggcagttctatcttgacggaaagtgttatagttgggtatggaaatctcagaatttttggtggccttcctaagccaggattcagacacggcaaggacatcagggttggcagagtgtgctaaagcagtgagtaaaacaaacttagggaggaggcttctgatgttgacatgcatgaaaccaaggctttttcgatcacagaagtcaacaaatgagggtgcctagggacatgcagggcctgggattacctccacatcacccgaggagcaaaggaggagtaggatgagggtgtggctaaaggctatcaaaactggtcgcctagcgAGTTGGGGACAAGGAATAAAGGAGCAGATttatgggcgtggtagaatatattcagggcataatgtgcagacaggggtatagTGGGGtacgggtacagcggaggtaagcccaggcactgggtgatgataagagaggttgtatctctggacatgctggttataatgggtgaagtcaccgcatgtgtgggaggtgggacaaaggaggtatcagaggtgtgaggagtggaactaggggctccattgtaaactaaaacaatgataactaaacaacagtatacaaggcatattgatatttgagagagacatacagcaaggcataaagtaatcgcaggtcttgattgggagagcttgctaaaacaacaggtgagacaacaacagctagtcagctaacacaacagcagataaaatggcgatgacttggcagagagggtcggattaactacacacagagcctgagttcgtgGCTgaggccgacagataaaacataaataaacagaatgaagtaccgtgattaatggacagtccagcaggcatcagctatgtagccaagtgatcatagtgtccagggggcagcagtagatggaacagggaagtcGCCACTACGCTAGCACGCGGgcgacacagcgtttaaagttagtagcccggGGGTGGTAGGGGGGGTCTGCTCAGACGGAGGCCTgttgaaggcacagcggatggagtattcgtcggcagaccagtcgtggtgaTGCGGCGGGGGGCCGTtgttacggagtctagttgataggtattcgACTAGCCCGGACTGTTCCCCGGACTCCATGTGTAGGGATTTGTACAATGcacaaacaaggctattgaacttgacattggtgtctgtctttattcctttatcctacatatcatactgaaacagccgtgtcgacagagaatccaagccagatggcaaaagaggtattgtagaatttagtttgctaacagggagatgtgcctggctcacggcaaactggtgctagcttcgtggcagtggcgttagccaaggtccagagtttacagcaaggatccggtggagtattggGATCTAGCCATGTTTGAGTGGGGTTggggtgaacagctgagtaggccgggaggtgggcctcagggatagcttcaGTACTGGgtgcaagctagctgtgaagatcagaagtagtggtccagggattacggcaggaatccggcattgttgtggagagacagttcgatactggtagactggcgagtattatccaggctaaaaacagggctggctgtgcagaaggtaaaagccactagcagtggctaacaatgactaaacagcttgtagctaattagctggttagcttctggaggttcttgaaagTATTCTAAAATTAAAAtgaatagcgattccgtatcacattgggtgagtcaggttaccggaaggtataatcaaataaaaaatcgaaaagagattgaaaataaatatgggtccagtgagtggttgggctggctggggacacggcgattcagaccgttatagcaggcctgtgctaacaagctaacagttagtagaccggggctaaacaagctagcagttagtagaccgggACAGGCTAGCAAttagcaggccgggttagcacgcaagcagatagcaagggctagaaagttagcctttgggggacgtcgcgatggggttaagtctgtttttgcctcttcatGCAGAGCGGAGAAGGCCTCTTCGTGGCGTCAATAGACCggtcgtggaattagtagggttccaagtagctctaggtagctagcaggcctagCTGGTTAGTATAATGGGCCTtcagaaggaaggctctgatagcgctgaacagacaggagactccagcagcgctgtagaggaggaaggctctgatagcgctgaacaggcgggagactccagcagcgctgtagaggaggaaggctctgatagcactgaacaggcgggagactccgacagcacaggagaggcgaggcgcactgtaggcctgatgcgtggtgctggcactggtgatactggagcgaggacacgcacaggaagcctggtgcggggagctgctaccggaggactggtgtgtggaggtggctctggatagaccggaccgtgcaggcgcactggagctcttgagcaccgagcctgcccaaccttacctggctcgatgcccactctagcccggccaatatgaagggctggtatgaaccgtaccgggctatgcacccgcactggaaacactgtgcgctccttAGCATAACACTGTGCCTGCCCGGTCtgtctagccccccggtaagcacagggagtttgcgcaggtctcctacctggtgtagccatactccctgtaagccccccccaatacatttttggggctgattctcaggcttccatccgcgtcgccgtgctgcctcctcataccagcgcctctccgcttttaccgcctctagttcctccttggggcggcgatattcaccaggctgagcccagggtccttttccgtccagttcttcctcccatgtccaattctccaagtggtgcagcctctcccactgcagctgctcctcacgattatcagggagagttggctcaggtctgactcctgactcagccactctccctctgagcccccaataattttttggggctgcttttcgggcttccttgccaaccgtgttttTCTCTTCgcctccattctcctatagccctcttcgcactgctccagcgaatcccaggcgggcgccggcactctctctgggtcgaccgcccacctgtctatttcttcccacgtagtatactccatacttctgctgtccataacttcctcccttcgctgctcatgctgtcgctgccttttaacacgctgctcggtccgtgtgtggtgggtgattctgtaacggcgttcttcgtttgtagaaagagagtcggaccgaaatgcagcgtggtggttactcatgtctttaataaatgaagagcgatacatgaaaataacttatacaaaagcaaaacaacaaacggaatgtgaaaacctaattacagcctatctggtgaaacgacacagagacaggaacaatcccccacgaaatacaaagagaaaccccggctacctaaatacggttcccaattagagacaacgagaatcacctgactctgattgagaaccgcctcaggcagccaagcctatacaacacacctactcagccgcaatgcaaaatactacaaaccccaatacgaaatacaacaaaataaacccatgtcacaccctggcctgaccaaataattaacgaaaacacaaaatactaagaacAAGGCGTGACAGGCTGCACTTTTCTCAATTTAATCTACATCTAATATTATAAACCTATGTGTTAAATTAGCTTtgataggctacagtaggctatagTTTAGGTGTAGCATACAGCTGCATTTCTAATACACTTGACACCTGTATGTCGTAGTGGAGACCAATATCTATCTTGTTATTAAGCTATATAAAACAATGGTTATTGATATGTATGATTAGTAAATTATATGTATTTTTGCAGTGATTGGACCTAGGTCTACTGCAGCAGTAGGACATTTACTAATACAATTCATTCTTTAGCATTTgagcgagagcgagagggagagaggaggattttGATAGCAGGATCTGGTGCAAAATAGCTATCCAATTATCTTTAATCATTATAAATAAAAGCCGCGTATTGACACGTCATGATAAAAACAGATCTCATAAGGTTGGAAATTCTGTGAACTACACCAGTCCATGTAATGAGTTTTGGAAAGATGTATATTCACACATGCTAAAATCTCTTAACACCATGGCCATTGTCCTCATTCGTCCCGATCAGTTCAGCAGCAATCTTCCCCAAACCTGTGCATAGTAGCCTAGTTTTCGGAATTACTTTATACTATATTTGAATGTCTTATTAAATTTTTTACACTTAAGGTATTGTAATCTGTAGTCATAAGACTATTGTTGTTTCATGATTTCAAGATCCAATATCAAACAAGGTACTTGCTGACGGAGCAGccagaggaactgcccctccctaccttcaggctatgatCAAACCTTAcatacaccccaacccgagcactccgttctgACACCtttggtctcttggccctcccaacTCTGAACTAACATATGGATAACACATCATTGGGAATGAGATGGACTGTTGATCACAGATACcgtaaaaaaaaggtaggggtgtggatcataaaaccagtcagtatctggtgtgacctccGTTTGCTTCATGCAGCACGATACATGTCCTCCGCATcatgttgatcaggctgttgattgtgggctgtggaatgttgtcccactcctattcaatggctgtgcgaagttgctggatattggcaggaactggaacacgctgtcgtacatgtaaatccagagcatcccaaacatgctcaatgggtgacatgtctggtgagtatgtagggcatggaagaactgggacattttcagcttccaggaattgtgtacagatccttgcgacatggggccatgcattatcatgctgaaacatgtaATAGCAGCAGATGAGTGGCACAACAATGTATAtctcattcaaattgccattgataaaataccgtagcttatgcctgcccataccataaccacacctGCGCCATGGGgcactgttcacaacattgacatcagcaaaccactcacccacacgACGCTGTATaaatggtctgcggttgtgaggcctttttaaagtactgccaaattctctaaaatggaggcggtttatggtagagaaattaacataacattctctggcaacaactttggtggacattcctgcaatcagcatgcctattgcacactccctcaaaacttgagacatctgtggaattgtgttgtgtgacaaaactgcacattttggtggccttttattgtgtccagcacaaggtgcacctgtgtagtgatcatgctgtttaatcagcttcttgacaagccacacctgtcaggtgtatggattatcttggcaaaggagaaactcTCACTCACCGTAAACAAACTTCTGACCCAAATTTGAGAGAATGAATCTTTTGTGCGTATggacaatttctgggatcttctatttcagctcatgaaacatttcagggatcttttattttagctcatgaaacgtgggacctacatgttgcgttcatatttttctTCAGTATCCTGTAGTGACTTGACCAATAAAAAAAACTagctgccaataacagctagttttcagtttccccctcctcaatcagaccactcccagacactCAAAAatattattgcttgagaaattgtgTCCTTGCTAAGAAGCCATTATTGTTTGGTTTCAATTAAAGTGGTAAAAAATAACCACACTAAGGTATTTAAGTTGTTACCCATAAATGTGTTGATATTGAGagaaaaatggctgcattggacattTAAGTGAAAATAGCTGTTCATGGGTCTACTCTATACACTGTACATATACTTTTCTTATCTTGGACTTAAGAAGACATTTGGTAAATTGTTATCTTAGGCCTACGACTGATTTTAAGTACTAATTTTAACATTgatctatttctatgggcacaagcactgtttatgacacaaactgttcacacctctCTTGTTGGCGGAGAGAATTTTGCAAGTTTAATgattatttcctgcaattctacacattttgtcatcgGGTACAAagaaaatgttgcaattttaAAGCAAAtgttcttgcaattctatacattttgccatgtcttatgtgtattcatgtgatatttgagtgactaaACAATTACGACAATATCTATggacaaaaaataaatacaaatacattagctgacatgggctagttgatctgtacatttctgacaagttgtaaatagctctctaaggtatgcaatgactAACATAACAAGAGGAACTGCTGATGCACTACCCAGTTTTTGGGGGGGAGGTAGTGCCGACACCTTGTGCGGGAACCACTCACTTAGAATGTTATGCTGTAAGCGGTTCTCTATGTTAAAACGAACACAACTCACAATCTTTTCCTCTCAGGGACATTATCATTGGATAGTGGTATTAAACAACACCTGCGCTTAAATGACAGTGTGAACATATATTTAAGAATTAATCAGAAACAGACGAGCCAGGTAGTTAGGGCAAATGCTGGATGGGCTGATCCATCTTTAGCTCAGCGACCGGTCCAAAAAGTATgtaaccatagaggtagatagaggactGTAGTGCCCAAAAGCCAGTTTTAGCATGGGCTGCGGCATtgaggactttcaccattttgaagtagtaactgggggatcagccaatgaattatacttATGAGCAAACTTTCCATAACTGCAGGTGTCAGTAAATAGCCAACCTTGGCTTTATACCTGTTTGAAAAAACACTGTccaggtggcagtatgcacccttCCAGTTTGTTTGAAAACTCGTAGAAGTAGTagaagaaaatggactactttaaaatggagaatGCCTCAATGGTGCTTCCAGTGCTCTTGCAGATGCCATAATGGGACAGACACACTGTTGTGATGTTGATCTAAGTCTATAGATCTTTCACTACAAGAGGAAAACTTTCCTGCCCATTTGTGAAAAAAGAACTTATTGGAACCTCACATCATTTTGCCCTTTCCCCAACCCCCctgaaacacacatacagtacatatccaCTGACATTCTAGAAGAATGTAGGGTCAGAGCCACAGCAGCATCCCTGACTTGACTTTACTACAGTGCTCTACAGTTCTCTGACAGTAAAATACATTTACAGAAATAAAATGCAATACAAACAATTATGTTGATGataaaaaaacaaatgtacagtaTAAGCATTCAGTTCTGGCAGCTCACATCTTGACAGATATTCCTGTCAGtcctgggattcaaaccagtaaCCCTGGCCCTGCTGCTGTACCATCTAAAGTCATAATTGGAACCAGTTTAGGTTCAGATTTCTGATCTTCTTGGTTCTCATCCCTATATGATAGGGTGCAACAGTGGTGGGAACAGAAcatagccacaggaagtaggggtgctgagggtgatgcagcaccccctgaaaaatctgaattaataacaaatataaatatttttggATAACTTTTTTTCTCACAAAAGTAGCACACTAGGCCTTTACTGTCCTGCATTAGCGGACCAATATATAATTCTGTAGCACGGGCATAGAATATCTTTCCCCCATGGCTAAACTATACTGATATCTCTGTTACTGTAAACAACAGAAAAAAGGATGGCTGTAGAGAAGTTGATGAAAGTGATCAAGTGGGGAGCACATGTATTAAAAGCCTACTTTTGTGACTCCTTTGAGGCTTTCAAGCAAATAAGTATATGAGAGCACAACTAACACAGAGATTAAAACATTAAATTTGCTATGATACATATACCATGCAGGTTACTCAGTGCACTTTCAACACAGGAGAGTTTAACAACTGCTAAGTGAGAGAAAATGGTTATGGAATAAAATACAAATGAAGACATGCCGGTCATAAGCCATCACTGGCAGAATAAGTAAGCACTCATTACATATACATTGCAGAAAAAACCTGCAATACACAACCTTTGTGAGAGATTCCCTTTATTtctgcctcatggcaaaatgtgtagaactgcaggaaattaACTTGAAAACTGAAACAATTCAAGATGACAAACATTTtaggaagatgggcagggacacAGCTGTCCTGAAGTTAGGTGGGCCAAGAGTCCAGATCTGGCAGaatgggttggggtgtagggtctTCCCAAAGATCCC
Encoded proteins:
- the LOC127931105 gene encoding olfactory receptor 11A1-like, giving the protein MENSTHFKVFRLAAYGDIGQLKYCYFAVVTVLYFVIILANTLLIGVICIERSLHEPMYMFLCALFVNQLYGSTGLFPALMFYLLSDTQDISLLYCYLQIYVLYTCALTEFSNLAVMSYDRYISICYPLQYNNIMTPKTICGLILLSCSSSFFLIAIIISLSLRLQFCGNILDRLYCDNYSVVKLACSNTMLNNIWGLVVTVLYISCTICPTIYSYIRILQICLKSSKETKQKAFNTCTPHIASLLNFSFGWLFVVLQGRYETADLPPILRNILFVYFLICPPIFNPLMYGVRMVKIKHACNKVLGLNPET